The sequence below is a genomic window from Nitrospinota bacterium.
CCGCGCCTACTCCAAGGAAGCGGCCCTGCAACTCAACGTGATTTCGGATTTCACCTACACGGTGGAAACCATCATCAGCGCTGGCAAAAAAAACCTGGCAATAGCCCATGTTCCTGTACGGACAAATAAACAAACCCGCGACTCCCGTCTGTTCCCGAATATCCGCACTTATCTGCAACGCACGCTGATCACCATCATCAAGGTCTATTCCATGTACAAACCCTTGAAGGTGTTCACGATAGCAGGGGGAGCCACTTTTATCACCGGGTTCGCGATCGGATGCCGTTATCTGTTTTTTTTCATTCAAGGGCGCACCGAAGGCCATATTCAATCCCTCATTCTGTCGGCAATTTTATTGATCGTCGGTTTTCAGATCATCATGATGGGCATCGCGGCGGAACTCATATCCGTCAACCGCCAGCTTTTAGAGGACATCCAGGTGAGAATAAAAAAAGGCGAACTCGAATCTAAGGACTGAACACAATGCCTGATGTCGCCGCAACCCAACTCCCCGAACAGCATACAGATGCAAACAGCAATCTGAAAAGTCTACAGGTTCTGGTTGTGGCCACCACCTTCCCGCGCTGGGAAAACGATACCGAGCCCCGGTTTGTTTTTGATCTCAGCAAACAACTGGCTAAAAAAGTGAGCCTGTGGGTTCTGGCTCCGCACGCCCCTGGCGCCAAAATGGAGGAGGAAATCGAAGGCGTTAAAATTCTGCGGTTCCCTTATTTTTTTCCGAAACGCTTGCAGACGCTTTGTTATGAGGGCGGCATCCTTCCCAAACTCAAGACCAAATGGCTGGCCCGTCTGCAACTGCCTTTTTTTTTCGCGGCACAATGCCTTGCCATCTGGCGAACTGTGCGGAAGCATGACATCAATTTCATCCACTGCCACTGGGTGATTCCACAAGGCTTCTTCGTTGCCCTTCTGACCTCTTTTTCTAAAGTTCCCTATCTGTTGACAGCGCACGGCGGCGACGTTTACTCGTTCCGCAAAAATTCGTTCATCCGGCGCTGTAGCAGCTATGCTCTGAAGCGGGCAAAAACATGCACCGTCAACAGCCAGCCCACCGGACAGGCAGTGCGCAACATTCGCGCCGATACACGCATTGAAATCCTGCCGATGGGAGTCGATACCGAGCTCTTTCATCCCGGAAAATTCAACCCGAAAATTAAAGACGATTTAAATATTCAGGATATATTTCTTCTGGCAGTGGGGCGGTTCGCGGAGAAAAAAGGTTTTAAATATCTCATTCAGGCGATGCCCGAAATTCTCAACAAAAGACCTCTGGTAAAATTGGTCATCATCGGCTTTGGTCCTCAGGAGCACGCATTGAAACAATGCGTCCGGCAATTGGGTTTGGAAAACGCTGTGCTGTTCGTAGGAAGCAAAGAGGGAGAGGAGTTAGCGGAATACTTCGCAACCGCCGATATCTTCATTGGCCCCTCAATAGTGACGGACAGCGGCGATACTGAAGGTCAGGGAGTCGTTTTTCTGGAAGCCATGGCGTCGGAAACCGCCGTCATCGCGTCTGATGTCGGAGGAGTGAAAGATATTGTCTGCAACAGAGAAACGGGATTGCTGATTCCACAAAAAAACCCAGAAGCCATTGCAGAAAAAACCCTG
It includes:
- a CDS encoding glycosyltransferase family 2 protein; translation: MKLIIQIPCLNEEETLPATLNDLPREIEGIDVIETLIIDDGSTDKTVEVARQQGVDHILQLTNNKGLAKAFIYGINHALKLGADIIVNTDADNQYCAADIPELIRPILEGKADLVIGNRQVETIRHFSPLKILLQKFGSWVVRQLSGTQVPDATSGFRAYSKEAALQLNVISDFTYTVETIISAGKKNLAIAHVPVRTNKQTRDSRLFPNIRTYLQRTLITIIKVYSMYKPLKVFTIAGGATFITGFAIGCRYLFFFIQGRTEGHIQSLILSAILLIVGFQIIMMGIAAELISVNRQLLEDIQVRIKKGELESKD
- a CDS encoding glycosyltransferase; its protein translation is MPDVAATQLPEQHTDANSNLKSLQVLVVATTFPRWENDTEPRFVFDLSKQLAKKVSLWVLAPHAPGAKMEEEIEGVKILRFPYFFPKRLQTLCYEGGILPKLKTKWLARLQLPFFFAAQCLAIWRTVRKHDINFIHCHWVIPQGFFVALLTSFSKVPYLLTAHGGDVYSFRKNSFIRRCSSYALKRAKTCTVNSQPTGQAVRNIRADTRIEILPMGVDTELFHPGKFNPKIKDDLNIQDIFLLAVGRFAEKKGFKYLIQAMPEILNKRPLVKLVIIGFGPQEHALKQCVRQLGLENAVLFVGSKEGEELAEYFATADIFIGPSIVTDSGDTEGQGVVFLEAMASETAVIASDVGGVKDIVCNRETGLLIPQKNPEAIAEKTLLLMNDQELRNQLALNGRRLAKSEYSWETIAKRFLETYSQIIEKHVDTSLS